The following are encoded together in the Lathyrus oleraceus cultivar Zhongwan6 chromosome 3, CAAS_Psat_ZW6_1.0, whole genome shotgun sequence genome:
- the LOC127132149 gene encoding GDSL esterase/lipase At4g01130 isoform X4, whose product MSSKTLMNTMFLLFILIWLVGLSNGECEFKAIFNFGDSNSDTGGFFSAFPAEGPPFGMTYFKKPVGRASDGRLVIDFLAQAIGIPFLSPFLQSIGSNFKHGANYATLASTVLLPNTSAFVSPFFLAIQLNQMKQFVAKVTEADQKDMNLPSPDVFGKSLYTFYIGQNDFSSKLADIGKGGMEEFLPQVVSQIVAAIKELYNLGGRTFMVLNLAPVGCYPSFLVGLPHNSTERDEFGCKVSYNNAVVNYNNMLKESLKQTRENLSDASVIYVDTYTVLLELFQHPSSHGLEYGTKACCGYGGGEYNFNPKVYCGESKEIDGKKVTATACEDPYKYVSWDGIHTTEAANKLITHAILNGSYFDPHFPFQQHCDLQPIG is encoded by the exons ATGAGTTCAAAGACATTGATGAATACCATGTTTCTGCTGTTCATTTTGATTTGGTTGGTTGGTTTGAGTAATGGTGAATGTGAATTCAAAGCAATCTTTAACTTTGGGGATTCAAATTCAGATACTGGTGGATTTTTTTCAGCTTTTCCTGCTGAAG GTCCTCCCTTTGGAATGACTTATTTCAAGAAGCCAGTTGGTCGGGCTTCAGATGGCAGACTCGTCATTGATTTCTTAG CTCAAGCTATTGGAATTCCATTTTTGAGTCCGTTTCTACAATCAATAGGATCTAATTTTAAACATGGAGCAAACTATGCTACATTGGCATCCACTGTTCTTCTTCCTAATACTTCTGCGTTTGTCAGCCCTTTCTTCCTTGCTATTCAGCTCAACCAGATGAAGCAATTCGTTGCCAAAGTTACAGAAGCTGATCAAAAAG ATATGAATCTTCCTTCACCGGATGTATTTGGAAAATCTCTATATACATTTTATATTGGCCAAAATGATTTTAGTTCCAAGTTAGCAGACATCGGCAAGGGTGGAATGGAAGAGTTTCTCCCTCAAGTTGTTTCACAAATTGTTGCAGCCATTAAA GAGCTGTATAATCTTGGTGGGAGAACATTTATGGTGCTTAATCTTGCACCAGTAGGGTGCTACCCTTCATTCCTGGTAGGGCTTCCTCATAATAGTACAGAACGGGACGAATTTGGATGCAAGGTTTCTTACAACAATGCCGTTGTGAACTATAACAACATGTTGAAAGAGTCACTGAAACAAACTAGAGAAAATTTATCAGATGCTTCTGTCATTTATGTGGATACCTACACTGTTCTGTTAGAGCTCTTCCAACATCCTTCTTCTCATG GACTTGAGTATGGTACAAAAGCATGTTGTGGATATGGAGGTGGTGAGTACAACTTCAATCCTAAAGTTTATTGTGGAGAGAGTAAAGAGATCGATGGGAAAAAAGTGACAGCGACAGCATGTGAGGACCCTTACAAGTATGTGAGTTGGGATGGGATACACACCACAGAAGCTGCAAACAAGCTTATAACACATGCTATTCTTAATGGATCATATTTTGATCCTCATTTTCCATTTCAACAACACTGTGATCTTCAACCAATAGGTTGA
- the LOC127132149 gene encoding GDSL esterase/lipase At4g01130 isoform X3: MSSKTLMNTMFLLFILIWLVGLSNGECEFKAIFNFGDSNSDTGGFFSAFPAEGPPFGMTYFKKPVGRASDGRLVIDFLAQAIGIPFLSPFLQSIGSNFKHGANYATLASTVLLPNTSAFVSPFFLAIQLNQMKQFVAKVTEADQKDMNLPSPDVFGKSLYTFYIGQNDFSSKLADIGKGGMEEFLPQVVSQIVAAIKELYNLGGRTFMVLNLAPVGCYPSFLVGLPHNSTERDEFGCKVSYNNAVVNYNNMLKESLKQTRENLSDASVIYVDTYTVLLELFQHPSSHGLEYGTKACCGYGGGEYNFNPKVYCGESKEIDGKKVTATACEDPYKYVSWDGIHTTEAANKLITHAILNGSYFDPHFPFQQHCDLQPIG; encoded by the exons ATGAGTTCAAAGACATTGATGAATACCATGTTTCTGCTGTTCATTTTGATTTGGTTGGTTGGTTTGAGTAATGGTGAATGTGAATTCAAAGCAATCTTTAACTTTGGGGATTCAAATTCAGATACTGGTGGATTTTTTTCAGCTTTTCCTGCTGAAGGTCCTCCCTTTGGAATGACTTATTTCAAGAAGCCAGTTGGTCGGGCATCAGATGGCAGACTCGTCATTGATTTCTTAG CTCAAGCTATTGGAATTCCATTTTTGAGTCCGTTTCTACAATCAATAGGATCTAATTTTAAACATGGAGCAAACTATGCTACATTGGCATCCACTGTTCTTCTTCCTAATACTTCTGCGTTTGTCAGCCCTTTCTTCCTTGCTATTCAGCTCAACCAGATGAAGCAATTCGTTGCCAAAGTTACAGAAGCTGATCAAAAAG ATATGAATCTTCCTTCACCGGATGTATTTGGAAAATCTCTATATACATTTTATATTGGCCAAAATGATTTTAGTTCCAAGTTAGCAGACATCGGCAAGGGTGGAATGGAAGAGTTTCTCCCTCAAGTTGTTTCACAAATTGTTGCAGCCATTAAA GAGCTGTATAATCTTGGTGGGAGAACATTTATGGTGCTTAATCTTGCACCAGTAGGGTGCTACCCTTCATTCCTGGTAGGGCTTCCTCATAATAGTACAGAACGGGACGAATTTGGATGCAAGGTTTCTTACAACAATGCCGTTGTGAACTATAACAACATGTTGAAAGAGTCACTGAAACAAACTAGAGAAAATTTATCAGATGCTTCTGTCATTTATGTGGATACCTACACTGTTCTGTTAGAGCTCTTCCAACATCCTTCTTCTCATG GACTTGAGTATGGTACAAAAGCATGTTGTGGATATGGAGGTGGTGAGTACAACTTCAATCCTAAAGTTTATTGTGGAGAGAGTAAAGAGATCGATGGGAAAAAAGTGACAGCGACAGCATGTGAGGACCCTTACAAGTATGTGAGTTGGGATGGGATACACACCACAGAAGCTGCAAACAAGCTTATAACACATGCTATTCTTAATGGATCATATTTTGATCCTCATTTTCCATTTCAACAACACTGTGATCTTCAACCAATAGGTTGA
- the LOC127132149 gene encoding GDSL esterase/lipase At4g01130 isoform X1 produces MSSKTLMNTMFLLFILIWLVGLSNGECEFKAIFNFGDSNSDTGGFFSAFPAEGPPFGMTYFKKPVGRASDGRLVIDFLAQAIGIPFLSPYLQSIGSDFKHGANYATLASTVLFPNTSVFVSGISPFSLAIQLNQMKQFVAKVTEADQKDMKLPSPDIFEKSLYTFYIGQNDFTSKLADIGTGGVEEFLPQVISQIAATIKELYNLGGRTFMVLNLAPVGCYPSFLVELPHNSTEQDEFGCMVSYNNAVVNYNKMLKESLKQTRENLSDASVIYVDTYTVLLELFQHPSSHGLEYGTKACCGYGGGEYNFNPKVYCGESKEIDGKKVTATACDDPYKYVSWDGIHTTEAANKLITHAILNGSYFDPPFPFQQHCDLQPIG; encoded by the exons ATGAGTTCAAAGACATTGATGAATACCATGTTTCTGCTGTTCATTTTGATTTGGTTGGTTGGTTTGAGTAATGGTGAATGTGAATTCAAAGCAATCTTTAACTTTGGGGATTCAAATTCAGATACTGGTGGATTTTTTTCAGCTTTTCCTGCTGAAGGTCCTCCCTTTGGAATGACTTATTTCAAGAAGCCAGTTGGTCGGGCATCAGATGGCAGACTCGTCATTGATTTCTTAG CTCAAGCTATTGGAATTCCATTTTTGAGTCCGTATCTACAATCAATAGGATCTGATTTTAAACATGGAGCAAACTATGCTACATTGGCATCCACTGTTCTTTTTCCTAATACTTCTGTGTTTGTCTCCGGAATCAGCCCTTTCTCCCTTGCTATTCAGCTCAACCAGATGAAGCAATTCGTTGCCAAAGTTACAGAAGCTGATCAAAAAG ATATGAAACTTCCTTCACCCGATATATTTGAAAAATCTCTATATACATTTTATATTGGCCAAAATGATTTCACTTCCAAGTTAGCAGACATCGGCACAGGTGGAGTGGAAGAGTTTCTTCCTCAAGTTATTTCACAAATTGCTGCAACCATTAAA GAGCTGTATAATCTTGGTGGGAGAACATTTATGGTGCTTAATCTTGCACCAGTAGGGTGCTACCCTTCATTCTTGGTAGAGCTTCCTCATAATAGTACAGAACAGGACGAATTTGGATGCATGGTTTCTTACAACAATGCCGTTGTGAATTATAACAAGATGTTGAAAGAGTCACTGAAACAAACTAGAGAAAATTTATCAGATGCTTCTGTCATTTATGTGGATACCTACACTGTTCTGTTAGAGCTCTTCCAACATCCTTCTTCTCATG GACTTGAGTATGGTACAAAAGCATGTTGTGGATATGGAGGTGGTGAGTACAACTTCAATCCTAAAGTTTATTGTGGAGAGAGTAAAGAGATCGACGGGAAAAAAGTGACAGCGACGGCATGTGATGACCCTTACAAGTATGTGAGTTGGGATGGGATACACACCACAGAAGCTGCAAACAAGCTTATAACACATGCTATTCTTAATGGATCATATTTTGATCCTCCTTTTCCATTTCAACAACACTGTGATCTTCAACCAATAGGTTGA